The window AGGGATCTGCCCATAAGATATTTTGAGCTGGGCACCGTTTATCGACACGAACAGTCCGGCGTTCTGCATGGTCTTTTTCGGCTCCGTGGCTTTACCCAGGACGATGCGCACATCCTTTGTACCCCGGAACAGCTCAATTCAGAGATCAGGGGAGTTGTCTCTTTCGTGAAGGATGTCATGGCCGTTTTCGGCTTTGAATACGAGATGGAGATTTCCACCCGTCCCGAAAATTCAATCGGCACCGACGGGGATTGGGAAAGGGCGACCGGCGCCCTAATGGAGGCCCTGGACGACGATGGCATACCTTACGTCGTCAATGAGGGTGACGGCGCCTTCTACGGCCCCAAAATAGACGTCAAACTCAGGGATGCCATCGGTCGCATGTGGCAATGCGCAACCATCCAGTGTGATTTTGCCCTGCCTGACCGGTTTGAACTGGAGTATGTGGGATCGGATGGCAATCGGCACAGGCCAATCATGCTGCACAGGGTCATCCTCGGGTCCATTGACAGGTTTCTCGGCGTGCTTATTGAACATTATGCAGGAGCATTTCCCACCTGGCTTTCGCCCGTACAGGTGAAGCTGTTGACAATAACCGACAGTAGTGTTACCTATGCCGAGTCCGTTAAGGAGCGCCTTATTCAGGAGGGGATACGGGTTGAAACCGACTTCAGAAACGAGAAGATCGGGTTCAAAATAAGAGAATCCCGCCTGGAAAAAGTGCCGTATATGCTTGTTATCGGCGAAAGAGAGGCCGAGTCCGGCGCTGTGGCAGTGAGGCACCGGGAGGACGGCGACAGGGGTGCTTTGCCCCTGGAGGATTTTATTGAATTGGTGAGAGATGAGATCTCCTCGCCTGTTCTTCCCTGACAACTAGGAGGATTGAGATAGCCACAGGAAAACAGATACCCGTCAACGAGTTGATCAAGGCGCATGAGGTCCGGGTTATAGGACCTGATGGAGACCAGTTGGGCATCCTGAAGAAAGGGGATGCTATTGCAGCGGCGGAAGAAATGGGGCTTGATCTCGTTGAGGTCGCTGGCAATGCTGTCCCTCCCGTCTGCCGCATCATGGATTTTGGCAAGTACAAGTATGAGTTGAGCAAAAAGGCCCAGATTGCCAGGAAAAAGCAGAAGATAATCCTGGTAAAGGAGATAAAGGTCAGGCCGAAAACGGATATCCATGACCTTGAGGTTAAAGCGAAGCACGCCAGGAAATTTCTCATGGAAGGCAATAAAATCAAGGTTACCGTTCGGTTCCGTGGGAGGGAGATCGTGCATACCGATCGCGGCAACCTGGTCTTGAAAAAGCTGCTGGAGTTGTTGGATGACGTTGCTGCGGTTGAGTCACATCCGAAGATGGAAGGCAGGACCATGATCATGATCCTCGCTCCCGTGGCCTGACAGAACCGGGAGTTGTTTTTCGACCCTTTTGGTTACTGGAGATATAGATGCCGAAAATCAAGACGAACAGGGGTGCGGCCAAACGGTTTAAGAGCACCGGAACAGGAAAGCTGAAACGACGAAGGGCCTATCACAGCCACATTCTTACCAGCAAAAATCAGAAACGCAAGAGGCGGCTCAGGTCCGGCACAATGGTTCACAGCGCCGATGCTGATAGGGTCAGAAGACTCGTTCCGTATATTTAATAGACGAATCGGGAGATAAACGATGCCCAGGGTAAAAAGGGCGGTTCACGCCAGAAAAAAGAGAAAGAGTCTGCTGTCACAGGCGTCCGGCTACAGGGCCGGAAGAAAAAACCTGATTAAACAGGCCCGGAATACGGTAGAGAAGGCTCTCCAATATTCCTATCGCGACAGACGGACGAAAAAACGGGTTTTCCGCAGGCTCTGGATAGTTCGTATCAACGCTGCCGCACACAATAACGGCCTGTCCTACAGCCAGTTTGTCCACGGGTTGGCCGAGGCCGGTGTCTCGCTGGATCGTAAGGTCCTGGCTGATATCGCTGTCCATGACGACGCTGCCTTTGCGGAACTGGCCAAAATCGCCCTCGAAGGCCTGAAGCAGACCGCATAATTCCCATGAAACAGATCGCTGTAATCGGACTGGGCCGTTTCGGAATGAGCCTTGCCAGGAGCCTCACCGAAAACAAGTGCCAGGTCGTTGCTGTGGACAGCGACATGGAAAGGGTCAAAAAAGCCCAGGTGTTTGTTGCGCAGGCCGCGCAGCTCGACGCCCGGGATGAGGATTCCCTGAAGGCTGTCGGGGTCACTGAAATGGACGCGATCGTAGTGGCCATAGGCGCTGACATTGAGTCAAGCATGCTGGCAACCATGACCCTCAAGGACATGGGGGTTTCCCGGGTTATTGTAAA is drawn from bacterium BMS3Abin14 and contains these coding sequences:
- the infC gene encoding translation initiation factor IF-3 → MGILKKGDAIAAAEEMGLDLVEVAGNAVPPVCRIMDFGKYKYELSKKAQIARKKQKIILVKEIKVRPKTDIHDLEVKAKHARKFLMEGNKIKVTVRFRGREIVHTDRGNLVLKKLLELLDDVAAVESHPKMEGRTMIMILAPVA
- the rpmI gene encoding 50S ribosomal protein L35; translated protein: MPKIKTNRGAAKRFKSTGTGKLKRRRAYHSHILTSKNQKRKRRLRSGTMVHSADADRVRRLVPYI
- the rplT gene encoding 50S ribosomal protein L20 → MPRVKRAVHARKKRKSLLSQASGYRAGRKNLIKQARNTVEKALQYSYRDRRTKKRVFRRLWIVRINAAAHNNGLSYSQFVHGLAEAGVSLDRKVLADIAVHDDAAFAELAKIALEGLKQTA